In Desulfoplanes formicivorans, a genomic segment contains:
- a CDS encoding CDP-glycerol glycerophosphotransferase family protein: MLNKNNRRYINKIAFVCHEATMFIHYSNVWKKLEPDSFDIVLIGPLLENKDNNRGFRQKVIEEIGSDINVFELPEILEKGLAYKHVVSNHCMGETPIESINNLYILKNILISYKNYAKYLYNNKIIDDPAKRKKYNTTQYPRPRVYTPKAVGDKQIRFMYGPDISDGWSLGAWNSMYDLVLCHGEADAEKIRTKYNKKTEIMGYPRYDSYFSDACSPEKARKEFGLSENTPVIYWMPTVDAFDDDVCSIPFYADLLSRQKKYTIIVRPHPITYRTHPHLITLLEEHGYLIDSDSMRDTSEIFKISSAVLCDHGGSPFGAFYLRKKLIFLKTPKHEKANVFKNSSNQELMTYFPMLDTNTIDNLESVIEDENLWEDIYSKSQPFYKKTYGNYFGRSADKAASILMRLDDIL, encoded by the coding sequence ATGCTCAATAAAAATAACAGAAGATATATAAACAAAATTGCTTTCGTGTGTCATGAAGCTACTATGTTTATTCACTATTCAAATGTATGGAAAAAACTTGAACCAGATAGTTTTGACATAGTTTTGATAGGTCCATTATTAGAAAATAAAGACAATAATCGCGGCTTTAGACAAAAAGTTATCGAGGAAATCGGAAGCGATATTAACGTGTTCGAATTACCTGAAATACTTGAAAAGGGTTTGGCTTACAAGCATGTGGTATCTAATCATTGCATGGGAGAAACTCCGATTGAATCAATAAATAACCTGTATATATTAAAAAATATTCTGATTTCTTATAAAAATTATGCCAAATACTTATATAATAACAAAATTATTGATGATCCTGCGAAAAGAAAAAAATATAACACAACCCAATATCCTAGACCACGTGTGTATACTCCCAAGGCTGTGGGTGATAAACAAATAAGATTTATGTACGGTCCGGACATAAGCGATGGGTGGTCTTTAGGTGCTTGGAATTCAATGTACGACCTTGTCCTCTGTCATGGAGAAGCAGATGCCGAAAAAATACGAACCAAATACAACAAAAAGACCGAAATAATGGGGTATCCTAGGTACGATAGTTATTTTAGTGATGCTTGTTCACCTGAAAAAGCCAGAAAAGAGTTTGGCTTATCTGAAAATACTCCTGTAATTTATTGGATGCCAACAGTCGATGCATTTGACGATGATGTATGTTCCATCCCTTTTTACGCTGATTTATTAAGTCGTCAAAAAAAATATACCATAATTGTTCGCCCTCATCCTATCACATACCGAACGCATCCTCACTTGATAACTTTGCTGGAAGAGCACGGTTATCTTATTGATAGTGACAGTATGAGAGATACCAGCGAAATTTTTAAGATTTCTTCGGCTGTTTTGTGCGATCATGGAGGGAGCCCTTTTGGTGCATTTTATCTGCGCAAGAAGCTAATATTTTTGAAAACTCCAAAACATGAAAAAGCCAATGTTTTCAAAAATTCTTCCAATCAAGAATTAATGACATATTTCCCTATGCTTGACACAAACACTATTGATAACCTTGAATCAGTTATTGAAGATGAGAATTTATGGGAAGATATCTATTCAAAGTCGCAACCCTTTTATAAAAAAACGTATGGTAACTACTTCGGTCGTTCCGCCGATAAAGCGGCCTCAATACTCATGAGGTTAGATGATATTTTATAA
- a CDS encoding PEP/pyruvate-binding domain-containing protein, producing MKSIKHSPSKSTFQFRFSSKAETLKKIKELSKSINIPKFIFFNMKEWREKHEAIIDRISSLFQGELIAIRSSATCEDGAKNSFAGAFTSILNVDSNNRYYLRDAVDTVFKSYPDQHVDNQVLIQEMVRDVDVSGVILTRCVDDGSPYYVLNYDDETGDTESITGGKGVHKTVLVYRNYTPEYCDSNRVLQMLELAKCIESLCGLIPLDIEFALDKKGVMHLLQVRRVSTAGVWHPDTEHRVSRTIPHMERFISDLSNRRKTLFGDYTLFGNMSDWNPAELIGVIPSPLAASLFRALISAHAWSESRAQMGYRRIPHTELMVLIGGHAYIDIRASFNSFLPEGIPNKIGEKLVAAWLQRLADNPSLHDKVEFDVLHTVLDFEFEKNFSQRYSEILNNSEKKIYKDLLRTLTNKVLDTSRNGSLNKALAKIEKLSAFQSPEYLEFQTSSPTALISHIQALLEDCLYYGTIPFSIIARHAFIAETFLRSAISRCALTEKRVAEFKSSFRTIMGDLSRDIQRVCQGQIDVDAFQEQYGHLRPGTFDIMSPCYRDRTDLFDNCMYFENKNVHANFILSDIEKKYINNLLREIGVTFIDSESFFEYAKIAIQGREYAKFIFSRNLSAILESIADWGCFYGLGREDLSLLSICDILDTCHNSIRGKITTELMYKVDHARIDQSLARVFKLSYLVRGVRDIHVVPIHRSEPNFITQKQIERPIVFLSPTTLDGTSINNCIVCIENADPGFDWIFTKGIAGLITKYGGANSHMAIRCAELQLPAAIGCGEELFQRLKQARKIDLNCGSKTIRTI from the coding sequence ATGAAATCCATTAAACATTCACCATCAAAATCAACGTTCCAGTTTCGATTCTCTTCAAAAGCTGAAACATTAAAAAAAATCAAAGAGTTATCAAAATCTATCAATATACCGAAGTTTATTTTTTTTAATATGAAAGAGTGGAGAGAAAAACATGAAGCTATTATAGATAGAATATCTAGCCTATTTCAAGGTGAACTGATAGCAATTCGTAGTTCTGCAACATGCGAAGATGGTGCAAAAAATTCTTTTGCAGGTGCATTTACTTCTATTTTAAATGTAGACTCAAACAATAGATATTATTTAAGAGATGCAGTAGACACTGTTTTTAAATCATATCCAGATCAGCACGTAGACAATCAGGTTCTGATTCAGGAAATGGTACGAGACGTTGATGTTAGTGGTGTCATTTTAACACGTTGTGTTGACGATGGGTCGCCGTATTACGTTCTTAATTATGATGATGAAACAGGAGATACGGAATCCATTACAGGAGGAAAAGGCGTTCACAAAACAGTTTTAGTGTACCGAAACTATACTCCAGAATATTGTGACTCGAACAGAGTTTTACAAATGCTCGAACTCGCGAAATGTATCGAATCGCTTTGCGGGTTAATTCCTTTGGATATTGAGTTTGCTCTTGATAAAAAAGGGGTGATGCACCTTTTGCAAGTTCGTCGGGTAAGCACAGCTGGGGTTTGGCACCCCGATACCGAACATCGCGTTTCGCGTACTATCCCACATATGGAACGTTTTATATCAGACCTTTCAAACCGACGTAAAACTCTTTTTGGTGATTATACCCTTTTTGGCAACATGTCCGACTGGAATCCCGCAGAACTTATTGGAGTAATCCCTTCTCCGCTTGCGGCTTCCCTTTTCAGAGCGCTTATATCCGCACACGCCTGGAGTGAATCAAGAGCTCAAATGGGGTATCGACGAATACCCCATACAGAGCTTATGGTGTTGATCGGCGGGCATGCTTATATTGACATACGCGCTAGTTTTAATTCTTTTTTGCCTGAAGGTATCCCGAATAAAATTGGGGAGAAGCTGGTTGCCGCATGGCTTCAACGCCTAGCAGACAATCCATCCCTTCACGATAAAGTTGAATTCGACGTATTACATACCGTATTGGATTTTGAATTTGAAAAAAATTTTTCTCAGAGATATAGTGAAATTTTGAATAACTCTGAAAAAAAAATATACAAAGACTTACTTCGTACCTTAACGAATAAAGTTTTAGATACATCTCGTAATGGAAGTTTGAACAAAGCTCTTGCAAAAATCGAAAAACTATCTGCATTTCAATCACCTGAATATCTTGAATTTCAAACTTCAAGTCCAACCGCATTGATTTCACATATTCAAGCATTGCTGGAGGACTGTCTTTATTATGGTACCATACCATTTAGCATTATAGCTCGACATGCTTTTATTGCTGAAACTTTTCTCAGATCTGCCATTTCACGTTGTGCACTGACTGAAAAACGGGTAGCTGAATTTAAATCATCTTTTCGCACCATCATGGGAGATCTTTCTCGAGATATTCAAAGGGTGTGTCAAGGTCAAATAGACGTGGATGCTTTTCAGGAACAATATGGGCATTTACGACCGGGAACTTTTGATATTATGTCTCCATGCTATAGGGATCGTACAGATCTATTTGATAATTGCATGTATTTTGAAAATAAAAACGTACATGCAAATTTTATTCTATCAGACATAGAAAAAAAATATATAAATAATCTTTTGCGCGAAATTGGAGTCACCTTTATTGATTCTGAAAGTTTTTTTGAATATGCTAAAATAGCAATCCAAGGTCGTGAATATGCTAAATTTATTTTCAGTCGTAATTTATCTGCTATTTTGGAATCAATAGCAGATTGGGGTTGTTTTTACGGCCTTGGAAGAGAAGATCTTTCTCTCTTATCAATCTGTGATATCCTTGACACATGCCATAACTCAATACGAGGAAAAATTACTACAGAATTGATGTACAAGGTAGATCACGCGAGAATCGATCAATCATTGGCCAGAGTATTCAAACTCAGTTATCTTGTTAGAGGAGTTCGTGATATTCATGTGGTTCCAATCCATCGTTCTGAGCCAAATTTTATTACCCAGAAACAAATAGAAAGACCGATCGTTTTTTTAAGTCCTACGACTTTAGATGGTACGTCTATAAATAATTGCATTGTATGCATCGAGAATGCAGACCCTGGTTTTGATTGGATATTCACCAAAGGAATTGCCGGATTAATTACAAAATATGGCGGAGCCAACTCGCATATGGCCATTCGCTGTGCCGAATTACAATTACCTGCGGCTATTGGTTGTGGAGAAGAGCTCTTTCAAAGGTTAAAACAAGCCCGTAAAATTGACCTCAACTGTGGCAGCAAAACGATAAGAACTATTTGA
- a CDS encoding gamma-glutamyl-gamma-aminobutyrate hydrolase family protein (Members of this family of hydrolases with an active site Cys residue belong to MEROPS family C26.), producing the protein MKNLRIGLSMRITEAQNYSEPRDALAHDWPRFMQQVLPEANWMPLPNIGIRIIQHVQDWDLNGFILTGGNDIHEYPKRDETELALIRFALQKNIPIFGVCRGFQLILHFFGKKIFRCLTKKHAGTRHAISLLKSPSEQTEQSLIVNSYHDNCAEHVSCFRDRDALKPFAVDDNEVVEGIYHENHPLAGIMWHPERENPVNDYDQILVRNLFINSEKYT; encoded by the coding sequence ATGAAAAATCTGCGAATTGGATTGTCAATGCGGATAACGGAGGCTCAAAACTATTCTGAACCTCGTGATGCTCTAGCCCATGATTGGCCTCGTTTTATGCAGCAGGTTTTACCAGAAGCAAATTGGATGCCTCTGCCTAATATAGGAATTAGGATAATTCAGCATGTTCAGGATTGGGATTTGAATGGTTTTATTCTAACAGGGGGTAATGATATACATGAATACCCCAAAAGGGATGAAACCGAACTCGCTTTGATCCGATTTGCTTTACAAAAAAACATACCGATATTTGGCGTGTGTCGTGGCTTTCAGCTTATACTTCATTTCTTTGGTAAAAAAATTTTTCGGTGCCTGACAAAAAAACATGCGGGGACGCGCCATGCGATATCTCTGTTGAAGTCCCCTTCTGAGCAAACAGAACAATCACTTATTGTTAATTCATATCATGATAATTGCGCGGAACATGTAAGCTGTTTTCGTGATCGTGACGCGCTTAAACCGTTTGCGGTAGATGATAACGAGGTAGTGGAAGGTATATATCATGAAAATCATCCTTTAGCGGGGATTATGTGGCATCCAGAGAGAGAAAATCCTGTCAATGATTATGATCAGATATTGGTCAGAAATTTATTTATCAACTCGGAGAAATATACGTGA
- a CDS encoding NTP transferase domain-containing protein — protein MKAIILAAGRGSRLLSLTDDRPKCLVELGGKPLLHWQIEALKGAGIDDILVVRGYCKEQLVGNFETAENLRWNETNMVTSLMAAREWLQTEPCIVSYSDIIYPSDAVKTLVEFESERLSILYDPNWLSLWKKRFSDPLSDAESFVAHDGVLTDIGRTNVKLSEIKGQYMGLLKFTPDASSSVFDLLDKDQKFSDTLDMTTLLRLLIEKGKIVMAVPWQGTWCEVDSQEDLKVAEALFREEDL, from the coding sequence GTGAAAGCTATTATTTTGGCAGCAGGCCGGGGGTCCAGACTTCTCTCCCTGACAGACGATCGTCCTAAGTGTTTGGTTGAGCTAGGCGGCAAGCCATTACTCCATTGGCAAATTGAAGCCCTTAAAGGGGCGGGTATTGATGATATTTTAGTTGTCCGCGGGTATTGCAAAGAGCAACTTGTTGGTAATTTTGAGACGGCAGAAAATTTAAGATGGAATGAAACGAACATGGTTACCAGTCTTATGGCCGCCAGAGAGTGGCTACAAACGGAGCCCTGTATTGTTTCTTATTCGGATATTATCTATCCGTCCGATGCAGTGAAGACGTTGGTTGAATTCGAATCTGAAAGGCTTTCTATTTTATATGATCCAAACTGGTTAAGTCTTTGGAAAAAAAGATTTAGCGACCCATTGAGTGATGCCGAAAGCTTTGTAGCACATGACGGTGTACTGACTGATATCGGAAGAACAAACGTGAAACTTTCAGAAATTAAAGGTCAATATATGGGCCTTTTAAAATTTACACCTGATGCATCTAGCAGTGTATTTGACCTTTTGGATAAAGATCAAAAATTTTCGGATACATTAGATATGACTACGTTACTCAGATTACTCATCGAAAAAGGCAAAATCGTTATGGCTGTACCATGGCAAGGAACGTGGTGTGAGGTGGATAGTCAAGAAGACTTGAAGGTAGCTGAAGCCTTGTTTAGGGAGGAAGATTTATGA
- a CDS encoding adenylyl-sulfate kinase — MIVWLVGLSGSGKTTIGQELYQIWKKKSPNTVMLDGDDVRSIFQHDTKSANYTIEGRLINAKRMVEICAILDRQKINVICCILCIFDQLMLENRKKFHKYFQVYIDTDIEVLKKRDTKGLYGRALRGQEKNVVGLDINFSPPSKSDLVLSTAPGAPDPETLARQILNSAGIVI, encoded by the coding sequence ATGATAGTTTGGCTTGTGGGACTATCCGGTTCAGGGAAGACTACCATCGGGCAAGAACTCTATCAAATTTGGAAAAAAAAATCTCCCAATACTGTTATGCTGGATGGAGATGATGTAAGAAGTATTTTTCAGCATGATACAAAATCGGCTAACTATACTATAGAGGGACGTCTTATCAATGCTAAACGTATGGTGGAAATATGTGCAATATTGGACAGACAAAAAATAAATGTAATCTGCTGTATACTGTGCATTTTTGACCAACTTATGCTGGAAAACAGGAAAAAGTTTCACAAATACTTTCAAGTTTATATTGATACTGACATAGAGGTATTGAAGAAACGCGACACTAAAGGTCTATACGGCAGGGCTCTGCGTGGCCAAGAAAAGAACGTGGTAGGCCTGGATATAAATTTTTCACCACCAAGTAAATCAGACTTGGTGCTCAGCACTGCCCCCGGAGCTCCAGACCCAGAGACTTTGGCCCGACAAATCCTCAACTCTGCAGGTATTGTGATATGA
- a CDS encoding formyltransferase family protein produces MTLEDTIIITADTARSKAYTQAMIENGIKIKGGIFFEASGPKTGQTKKIPEREWPGSPVYLPDLSLNLEQSLHEACKTVKTVTATHINDAPISEAITELKPELIIYSGYGSQIVGEHLINGSAPFLHIHSGWLPDFRGSTTTYFHLLATRNCGVSAILLEKEIDTGPILARKSYPKPPKNIDIDYLYDCAIRADLLCQVLLHYGNHHVLPQVIPQQPDKGNTYYVIHPVLKHIAILTLD; encoded by the coding sequence ATGACACTTGAAGACACGATAATCATTACAGCTGACACAGCTCGTTCTAAAGCCTACACCCAAGCAATGATTGAGAACGGCATTAAGATTAAAGGAGGCATCTTTTTTGAAGCTAGCGGCCCCAAAACTGGACAGACAAAAAAGATTCCAGAGAGGGAGTGGCCTGGTTCTCCGGTATATCTTCCTGATCTAAGCCTAAACCTTGAACAAAGCCTGCATGAAGCTTGTAAAACAGTCAAAACGGTGACAGCAACGCATATCAATGATGCTCCTATATCTGAAGCGATCACAGAGCTAAAACCAGAATTAATAATTTATTCCGGTTACGGAAGTCAGATAGTAGGAGAACACCTCATAAACGGTTCAGCACCCTTCCTACACATACATTCTGGGTGGTTGCCGGATTTCAGGGGGTCTACAACCACGTATTTTCATTTGCTGGCTACTCGCAATTGCGGTGTATCAGCCATACTTCTGGAAAAAGAAATCGATACAGGACCAATTCTCGCCAGGAAATCGTACCCCAAACCTCCAAAAAATATTGACATTGATTACTTATACGACTGCGCTATCCGGGCTGATCTCTTATGCCAAGTGCTCCTTCACTACGGGAATCATCATGTTTTGCCCCAAGTAATCCCGCAACAACCCGATAAAGGGAATACTTATTATGTAATTCATCCTGTTTTGAAACATATAGCAATTCTTACTTTGGATTAA
- a CDS encoding UDP-glucuronic acid decarboxylase family protein, translating to MHLRKRVLVTGGAGFLGSHLCERLLAKGYEVLCVDNFFTSSRSNIEHLLPNPRFEIIRHDITFPLYLEVDEIYNLACPASPIHYQFDPVQTTKTCIHGAINMLGLAKRVKAKIFQASTSEVYGDPTIHPQTEDYWGHVNPIGLRSCYDEGKRCAESLFFSYQRQHGLDIRVGRLFNTYGPRMHPNDGRVVSNFIMQALQNRPITIYGDGSQTRSFCYVDDLIKLMVLFMEDESGFCGPLNMGNPREFTILDLAQQVVKMTESSSEISFKQLPTDDPKQRKPDIAIARERYGWEPQFRLHEGLAQTISYFRKLLENDDYQ from the coding sequence GTGCATCTTCGCAAACGGGTTTTGGTCACCGGCGGTGCCGGTTTTTTAGGTTCGCATCTCTGTGAACGATTACTTGCCAAAGGTTATGAGGTACTTTGCGTGGACAATTTCTTCACCAGCTCACGCAGTAATATAGAACATCTCCTGCCCAACCCACGCTTTGAAATCATCCGTCACGACATCACCTTCCCCCTCTATCTGGAAGTAGATGAAATCTATAATCTGGCCTGCCCTGCCTCGCCCATCCATTATCAATTCGATCCCGTCCAGACCACCAAGACCTGTATTCACGGCGCCATCAACATGCTTGGCTTAGCCAAACGGGTCAAAGCGAAAATTTTTCAAGCCTCCACCAGCGAAGTGTATGGTGATCCAACCATACACCCCCAAACAGAGGATTATTGGGGGCACGTCAATCCTATTGGTCTCAGATCATGTTACGATGAAGGCAAAAGATGTGCTGAATCCCTCTTCTTCTCCTACCAACGCCAACACGGCCTTGATATTCGTGTAGGACGCCTCTTCAATACCTATGGCCCTCGAATGCATCCCAACGACGGCCGGGTTGTCTCCAACTTCATCATGCAAGCCCTGCAAAACAGGCCCATTACCATCTACGGCGATGGCTCTCAGACCAGATCTTTTTGTTATGTAGACGATCTGATCAAACTGATGGTTCTGTTCATGGAAGATGAGTCCGGATTTTGCGGTCCTTTGAACATGGGTAACCCTAGGGAATTCACCATTCTGGACCTAGCGCAGCAGGTCGTGAAGATGACAGAAAGTTCATCGGAAATATCATTTAAACAGCTGCCAACAGATGATCCGAAACAAAGGAAGCCTGATATCGCCATAGCCAGAGAACGTTACGGATGGGAGCCACAATTTCGATTGCATGAAGGACTTGCGCAGACAATCTCGTATTTTAGAAAACTTCTGGAAAACGACGATTACCAATAG
- a CDS encoding glycosyltransferase family 2 protein: MSYAVSIIIPVFNQWHLTCDCLVSLQKTILRSDIEIIVVDNGSSDATMSQCPKLGTHLFGQRFTYIRNEENRNFGPACNQGARQASAKYLFFLNNDTIAKKGWLEPLLESMGKDDRLGAVSPLLVYPDSERVQHLGVTFAPGGTVKHLYEYFPKDHPVVYQERELQAITGAAFFIDRGEFLRCGSFFEGYANGFEDLDLCFELRAHGKTLRCIPESCFVHLTSQTPGRFDCDTVNAALLSRRHGHDLYPDLHVLVRNDGFCLNLTSWLMHYATLPKERRSTLEKEAHGMDSDALTALLHKEPLWEDGYERLARLREQQGDHAAANQLRWLRVRLCPSEKAYFLLQKSSQRCHDDLLYDYAKNFLAFLAKNKDKHQRTKMISRARSLQAWARAHDESGLVTLYEQWLGTQ; the protein is encoded by the coding sequence ATGTCCTATGCGGTTTCCATTATTATTCCCGTGTTTAATCAATGGCATCTGACCTGTGATTGCCTTGTCAGTCTGCAGAAGACGATTTTGCGATCCGATATCGAGATCATTGTTGTGGATAATGGATCCAGCGATGCTACCATGTCGCAATGTCCCAAACTGGGGACACATCTCTTTGGCCAAAGATTTACCTACATCCGAAACGAAGAAAATCGCAACTTCGGGCCTGCCTGCAATCAGGGAGCTCGGCAAGCCTCTGCCAAGTATTTGTTTTTTTTAAATAACGACACCATTGCCAAGAAGGGATGGCTCGAGCCTTTACTGGAATCCATGGGAAAAGATGATCGTCTGGGTGCTGTGAGTCCCTTGCTGGTCTATCCGGATTCCGAACGGGTCCAGCATCTGGGGGTCACTTTTGCTCCGGGAGGAACGGTTAAACATCTCTATGAATATTTTCCCAAGGATCATCCGGTCGTTTATCAGGAAAGAGAGCTTCAGGCGATTACAGGAGCCGCTTTTTTTATTGATCGTGGAGAGTTTCTACGGTGCGGGTCGTTTTTCGAAGGGTATGCAAACGGGTTTGAGGACCTGGATTTATGCTTTGAACTCCGGGCGCACGGAAAAACATTGCGATGCATACCGGAGAGCTGTTTTGTTCATTTGACAAGCCAAACCCCGGGACGATTCGATTGTGACACCGTCAATGCCGCGCTTCTTTCGCGCCGACATGGCCATGATTTGTACCCTGATCTGCATGTTCTTGTTCGCAACGATGGCTTTTGCCTGAACCTCACTTCCTGGTTAATGCATTATGCGACGTTGCCCAAAGAGCGGAGATCGACCCTTGAGAAGGAGGCACACGGGATGGATAGTGATGCCCTGACTGCCCTGCTCCACAAGGAACCCCTTTGGGAAGACGGGTATGAACGACTGGCACGGTTACGGGAACAGCAGGGAGACCACGCTGCCGCCAACCAGCTGCGTTGGTTGCGGGTTCGCCTGTGTCCGTCCGAAAAGGCGTATTTTCTTCTTCAAAAAAGCAGTCAACGCTGCCACGACGATCTTTTGTATGATTATGCCAAGAACTTTTTGGCTTTCCTGGCCAAGAATAAGGATAAGCACCAAAGAACCAAAATGATTTCCCGGGCGAGAAGTCTGCAGGCATGGGCACGGGCCCATGATGAATCCGGACTTGTCACCCTGTACGAACAATGGCTTGGGACACAATGA
- a CDS encoding glycosyltransferase family 2 protein, with the protein MVVDNNAPQPYAKADLRIKCNLFWAGGLDYCVQHVVHKGYTHLWFLNDDILFVSPAPFIHRVWNRMLHVEKHCGPVGVYSPSFTTNPYHPHMVQSVGQGFTRIGYVDGIAPLISLDCLQEIGGLDMGDNHVGYGVDVWLSTRSAEKGWVVIVDHELVARHRYHGTARTISGMMERARSS; encoded by the coding sequence ATGGTCGTAGACAACAATGCCCCTCAGCCATACGCCAAGGCCGATTTGCGGATAAAGTGCAACCTGTTCTGGGCCGGTGGCCTTGATTATTGTGTTCAGCATGTTGTGCATAAGGGTTATACGCACCTGTGGTTTTTGAACGATGATATCCTGTTTGTGTCGCCTGCCCCTTTCATTCATCGTGTCTGGAACCGCATGTTGCATGTTGAGAAACATTGTGGACCTGTGGGGGTCTATTCTCCATCATTTACCACGAATCCCTATCACCCTCACATGGTTCAATCCGTTGGACAAGGGTTCACGCGGATCGGTTATGTAGATGGCATCGCTCCTTTGATCTCCCTGGACTGTTTGCAAGAGATTGGCGGATTGGACATGGGAGACAACCATGTCGGCTATGGGGTGGATGTGTGGTTGTCCACTCGTTCAGCAGAAAAGGGCTGGGTGGTGATCGTGGATCACGAGCTGGTTGCCCGACACCGGTATCATGGAACGGCGCGTACCATAAGCGGAATGATGGAGCGGGCCCGCAGTTCTTGA
- a CDS encoding glycosyltransferase, protein MKRLCIFYPPLGRKSGGTEVLLQLAGNSLDLGVETLLGFWEPPDAPLAKELSARGLVWCLCKDLHLGPDAVWLVPDGWVNALSLGFQTKARSVLYCQNWAYLFDGLPENVRWHDLPVEFLAVSHPVALFMEEVLGNRPCIVRPYIDETLFHPPARKPRTPSVRIAYMPRKNSRLVNQVQRIVGERRPDVSAQIQWVGIQGKPRSEVAALLRTCHLFLVTGFPEGCPLPPLEAMACGTIPLGFTGLGGWDYMRQTGSERYAPPFAVRPVAWKDNGRFYPDGEVLGLARGVEEMVLGVLEKHAQIEAIVHAGRETAMAYNKVRQQDELERWIEELRS, encoded by the coding sequence ATGAAACGATTGTGCATTTTTTATCCTCCCCTTGGCAGGAAGAGCGGGGGAACCGAAGTGCTTTTGCAGCTGGCTGGGAACTCCCTGGATCTGGGGGTCGAGACCTTGCTCGGATTCTGGGAGCCTCCTGATGCCCCTTTGGCGAAAGAACTTTCGGCCAGGGGACTTGTCTGGTGTCTTTGCAAGGATCTGCATCTTGGTCCAGATGCTGTCTGGCTGGTACCTGATGGCTGGGTCAATGCCTTGTCCCTTGGCTTCCAGACTAAAGCCCGAAGTGTGCTCTATTGCCAGAACTGGGCCTATCTCTTTGATGGATTACCTGAAAACGTACGCTGGCATGACCTGCCCGTGGAGTTTCTGGCTGTTTCCCATCCTGTGGCCCTGTTTATGGAAGAGGTGCTGGGAAATCGTCCCTGCATTGTTCGGCCCTACATCGATGAAACGCTTTTCCATCCCCCTGCGCGAAAGCCCCGGACCCCGTCCGTTCGTATCGCGTACATGCCTCGAAAGAACAGTCGCCTTGTCAACCAGGTGCAGCGTATTGTTGGCGAACGGCGACCGGATGTGTCCGCACAGATCCAGTGGGTGGGCATTCAGGGAAAACCAAGATCCGAGGTTGCTGCTCTCCTGCGCACCTGTCATTTGTTTCTTGTCACGGGATTTCCCGAGGGCTGCCCCTTGCCTCCCCTTGAGGCCATGGCCTGTGGCACCATTCCTCTGGGTTTTACCGGTTTGGGGGGATGGGATTACATGCGTCAGACAGGATCGGAACGGTATGCACCCCCCTTTGCGGTGCGACCGGTTGCCTGGAAAGACAATGGACGGTTCTATCCTGATGGTGAAGTGCTTGGCCTGGCCAGGGGTGTGGAAGAGATGGTTCTTGGCGTGCTGGAAAAGCATGCGCAGATTGAGGCCATAGTGCATGCGGGAAGAGAGACGGCCATGGCCTATAACAAGGTTCGTCAACAGGATGAACTGGAACGCTGGATAGAGGAGCTTCGGTCATGA